A stretch of DNA from Pagrus major chromosome 22, Pma_NU_1.0:
TTTAACTACCTCCCaattacaaaacagaaatagGGATGGAGTTGTCACAGAAGAGCTTTGATTCCCACAAACAGGCTGGAAGGTGATGAAAGTTCTCCAGAGGATCTGTTGTCTGGCATCCTGGTACATATTATCGCCTGTTTTGGGAACTCTGTGGTTCTTCAAAAACAGATTTGAACTCTCTGGTGTTCCCCTTCCTGGAATCGGTTTCCCTCTGCAAATCATGTTTCTTTTTGCTCGCTCCATAATCCTTTCAGAGCCTGTCAAATGATATAAGATCAGAAAGTCCCAGATTTGCTAATAAGCCAAATTTGGCGACGTTGCTTTTGCTTATTTCTCAATGTCATATTGTGTGAGACCAAAATAATGCTACTCCTCCAAAGAGCCAAGGCaagaacagaaaatgtcacttttgaaGCCATGTGCTCCTGATTAAGAAAAGGCACAGCAAGTTATCAAAACAGCATCTCTGCCAGAAAGGACTGCCGTGCTTTCCTTGCTTGTCTGGAAAGATGTCAAGAGGAATCAGCAGGAGCTTTACAGTGATATTTTACACTGGAGCAGATTTATCTGAGAGTGACGCAGCTAAAAGTTACACGCAGTCAGCCAGACGgcggacagacagaggagctgGACAGGGCTTAAATTGTCAACAGGTGCTCAGACTACTTCTTTATTttgacagaagaagaggagtgtGTTTGTCAAATCCCTGGAGAACAAGAGCAAATATAGAGAGGAGGACGATAAAATAACACCTGAGGAGCCTCAGCCAGCTGCTACCGAGCAACATCAACCATCCATCTGCTACAGGAGATTTATAGATTAGATTGTGGAGAACATAGAGTGAAATGTATGCATAAGGGCTCTGTAACGAGGATATAAGAATGAGAGATAGGTGCCAGGGGTTTAAGGTCAGAAGGGTGGAGCTCCACAAACCCTGTAACACCTCCTCAACCTGACTGGGAACATAAACATGATGCGGCTGTGCTCACTGGGGTGCCAGATCAGATTCTTGAGGAAAATAACGGTTGGAGGCCAAGGAATGTCTTTAGCTGccaaaaagaaagacaaggaaaaaaaggaacGTGATAAAGACAGAGGACACCATGAATAATAAAGTTTGTGATAAATTTAAACCACATGGACACATACCTGTGATCATGTTCACATTAAGCCAAAATCCAAATGCAATTTGTATGAAATCACTTGGTCTTCAGTTTCATACTGGCCAAGGCTATAAAGATCCTCTGTAATACAAACCAGAAACAGCTCTCCGGTCACCACCTGCTATCAAGGTTCGGGAGAACATGCGTTGGCACGCAACATATTTTGCAATAATATATTAGAAGATAGTACACAAACTCTGACCTGACTgctcacatacatacaaaaatgtCTCTGGAACCCTGCAGTGATAAGGAACGAGCAGCGGAGCATCTCAGCACACAGATAATCTACGTAGCGTGAAGAAGTGAGGAATTTGGGAGGAGGCTGAGCCCGAGCTCAGTGAAGAGGCTGTGAAGCACGCAGCTTAAAACACCGACCGTGACGGATGGTAGGAGAGCGAGACGGGGGCTGAGGAGATCTGGAAGTACTAACTTACTCCGGGCTATCCAAAGCCTAATACAGTCCACATCTCTGTAAACAAGTCTGCTATTACAGATAGTATGTATCATGTTTAGCATCTGAAGACTGAAGTCTAAAACATAAACCAGTACACGAGTCATTTGTTCAGTATAAgaatttaacaaacaaacaaaaaacttacATGACAGGATAATAGACATTTACAAGGACAAAGGACAgcataaaagaaacaaaagccttaattacagaaaacaaaaatcaaaataaagttaataaaaaagaaattcataATAATGTGCATTCATAATAATGCTGTTATAATGATGATGAGGGACGTCATTGTCTTCATCCTCTCGCTTTTTTCAGCACTTTCTAcgaagaaagaagaaaatatctGTAAGTCTATCGCATGTTCAAAAAGTgttgcaagaaaaaaatataatcatGGTAAGAAACACTCAACATCTCATCAATAACTCTCAACATCAATTATAGATACTAAAAAATTATATAattgtttgtctttaatgtttGACTAAATCCAATtaaatttaaacaaatacaCTCCATGTTATGTCATTTCATGTTGAAGTTTAAACAAGAAATGGGTACAagtgacattaaaaacactgttgaGTGTCTTGAGTCGATTCCAGCACTTGGTGTGttttaaacagcagcacagtcTTTATTAGTTAACTTCCCTGAAGCATTTCAACGTTTGCTCAGACTACAGCCAGAATTTAAGAAACTTTCCAATAACTGGAGCCTCTAATACAGAGATTTTGATAGTTAGTATctaaattaactttttaaaactgGTTTGGACAGTATAAATTAAGCCTCTgtcctcaaaaatgttttttcgtAAATACCCTATCCTATATTCTATCTCTAATTGAAAAGTTTTGATAAACCTGTAAGTAAAAAACACTAAACATCAACTGCAAAAGACAAATATACATTATGTGAGCTGCTGACAAAAGTCTAGGACACTTCTCTGTTACCTAATCTGCAGATCATGCCAATAAAACCGCTGATTCAACGACAACAAGAAAAAATTATGAAGTTTTCTAAAACTTGCAACTAGTTTTGTACATTAGTTTAAGGTCACATTACAATATGTCAGAAAATCTTTCAGACAAACCGACCTCTATAAAATACAGTGCATTAACCCAATTGTACATGTACAGAAAACGTTTGTCTCGTGCACTGAAGGGTTCATCAGAGGTAGGGCTGATCGACAGGAAATTAATCTACAACCATTTCTAAACATAATCGATTGATCGTGTATGCTGTATTTAAAGCACATTGTCCAAAATGTAAGTGGTTATAGCCTCTCAAATATGaatattctgttatttttataGTCCTCAATACCAAATTGAGCCTCTATAGGTGTATCacctttgtttttgggaaattatgatgacatatttttattattttctgacattttacaggaTATTAATGAAAGAATACTTGAAGCTCTGATCAGAAGTCATTTAGACACGTGACACACAAGATATTAAGTTAATATACGGTTTCTTTATATGTAGAAATGTGTATAACACGATGTTATAGAGCTGTTTAACGTGTAAGTGTGCTCTGTGAGTGTTGACTGTCACAAATGCAGCTCAACCAGCAGCAAACTTGATGATCTGAGCCCTCTTCGGACTAACCTTGGACACTGCTTTGAGATGTTGAGCTCTTATAGTTGCTGATTTTTCTTCAAACGCTGTGGCCTTCGCCTCTTCGGCCAGACTGTTCAGAAACAGCAGCGTCAGGAGCTCAATCTGAGAAACATGGGAGGCTCGTTAGCATTAGCCACGAACAAAGCtaacagtcaaaacaaacagtaagTTAGCGCGTCAGGAACCACTGCTGTCGGCCACCTACCATCGCTTCTGACGCCGGCCCCACGTTTACGTTGCtcttcatttttgtctttactgtgtgttttaatttggGTGCCTTGTTCAGCATTTTTCGCAGACTTCCAGTGTGAAAACCCAACAACAGGTTTGTTTACGTCTTCCAATCTCCCGCTTCTCCAACTTCCGGTGCAGCCGCTTCTTCTTCGTGACATTTACGCGTCCGCCTGTCGCATTACTGCCACCTACAGTTGTTCTGACTGCTTTTAGCGgataatttaaaatattaaaaaacaaaataataccaAGTGAATATTTTTcgattaaacattaaaacaccagAATAAAAATATCTACTAACCAGGCAGAGGATTAAACTATATGTCTTTAAACTCATGCTCGTTGTGTTGTTTATGTCGCCCCCTGGCGGCTGCTTTGTGCTACTACACCAGCGAGAACCGTCTTACTGCATCCGGGTCATCTGACAGTAATGGCGGCCACCATGGAGGCTGCAGCCGGCATGAGCAAAATGCTGCAATTTATGAAACTTATCGGACAGCTCAAAGTAAGACTTCTCCCAAAACTAAGGCAACATTTCAGGTGATTAATTCCCGGACCAAAATGAAGAACAAATATCGTAATTAAACTAGATTATGTGGCTCTGGGACTGCAGGTATTGAAACTCAATGGCTAGTTTTTGCTGTTGCTAGAGTGAAAAAAATCCCCTCTGGACTGAATAATTTATCATTATCACTCATCATTCTTGCATTTTCCAAAGCTGGATTGCTTTATTGTTAATTTGTGTGCTTTAAACATGTAGCTACAGTTGCTAATACACCGAGTTGGCTGTGCGAAGTGCTGCAGctaatatttccatttttgattCATCTAGATAGATTAATCAGTGAAAGGGGCGtcgtgtagttttggagaagaaattcaaactcagaattttaatatttacagtattaaagaggtaataatacaaactcagaaatgtttattgttccataactgaataaacaagctgttctcagaggaaaataaggtccccagcacagtgtttgaagctggaaaggtggcagggtccgccacatataaacaaagtgaaacagtatgaaactgtgttgtccttgaagatcagtttgtttattcagtactGAAAACAAGAAGCAGTTTGCTGAGCTTACGCTGACAcctccaaatgtcttgttttgtaccAACAGTACAAGACCTAGATAAATCTAAGGTTTAAGTTTACTATCATATaagatgaagaaaagcagaaaatattcacctTACATGAGCAGGAGCCAGTtagtttttgcttaaaaatgccTATAAGATTATTAGATTAGAAGTCTAGTAATGATGCACAGTCATACAATAACTTCTCAATGATTTGTGCAGTGAGGTCACACATTTCTGgttagatttttttccctcttctgtgCCACTGATGAGTTGTGTGTTGTGGTCGACGTTCCCTGCAGAGGGTCCCGCGGACCGGCTGGGTTTACAGGAACGTGAAGAAACCTGAGAGCGTGTCAGACCACATGTACCGCATGGCCATGATGTCTCTGACCATCACTGACCCCACAGTGGACAAGGACAGGTACGTCACTCACACCGATAGCACAGCAGCAACtttccaaaatgaaataaaagcaaaatttaGATATAgcctttattttattacttcTATATGACCACCTAACAACatttaaagtggaaatattCATCAGAATTTAGTCCAAGTATTGGGTTGTAGAAATGGTTATGAAATACTTAAATACTACCTCTATCGTGCTCATATTTTGTGCTTTCCTTCACTATCTTTAGATGTATAAAGCTGGCTCTGGTTCATGACATGGCAGAGTGCATTGTGGGAGACATCGCTCCATCAGACAACGTCAGtaaagcagagaaacacaggagagaagaggtAAGCTTGTGTTCACATCCAAACACAACAGAGCGTGTCAATGCTTCCTGATACTTCATAGTTTCCCCTTCTCGACCTCTCTCTCAGGAAGCCATGACACATCTGGCAGGTCTCCTGCCGGAGGGACTCAAACAGGAGATTTACGGCCTGTGGGAGGTATGAACctgtgggtttttgttttgagcTTGTGAATGGACAATCAAACTAATCTAATAGCAGACACGCATTTGTCTTAACTGCAGGAATACGAGACCCAGAGCAGTCCGGAGGCCAGGCTGGTGAAACAGTTCGACCTCCTGGAGATGATCCTGCAGGCTCATGAGTACGAGGAGCTGGAGGGAACGCCGGGACGACTGCAGGAGTTCTTTGACTCCACCAACGGTACATTTCcaacctttctctctctttctttcttacatttctttatgcattatttgtttaatatatACATATGCAGCTTAAGAGTTTTCTTTTAGATTTGAAAAAAATTCTGAATCAAGTTGCGTTTCCTTGCATTGTTGTTTCTCAGGTCGTTTCCACCACCCTGACGTGCTCCAGCTCATCGGCTCTTTGAATGAAGAGAGAGGACGTCACATGACAAAAACAGACGAAACAAAGAGCTCTGGGAACTCACAGACGGCTGACACAGAGTCTTCACACAACTCGTCCTGACTGCAAACACCTCCTTAATGGAAGGACATTGATACTGGACAGTAATGTAACACGTGCTCGTGTGAGGatgcgaaaaaaaaaaacaacacataacaGGATCAGGCACATGAGTGAGTGTGGAAAACTGTATTTTGGGACTTTTGAACTCTCTTCAGTTTTGAGCCATTTGGGacagtcagtgttgtaaaaagcacCCAAAAGTCTGACTCacgtaaaagtaaagatattctGTTAAAATActactttacaaaaaaaagtaaatcacatgtatgtatatgtacatgtatgtatataaagtCGTTCTATACTGTAAGTTCACTGATAATTCTTTCTAAATTTTGAAACGGCACAACTTTAAATTAAATGGAGTTAGTTTGAAGTataaaataacagcaaaatgGAGTACATCATGGAAAGTACATCagaattgtacttgagtacagtacttgagtaaataaaCTGGCTTCACATggatatttgacatttaatgCATACATTAACATTTTCTGATGCAGTCTAACTGCACAATATgcaaaatattttgttaatataCGTTCGTTAAATTGTTGAGAAGAACAGCATACTCAGGAATTTAATGCTGtcagataaaagaaaacagtggTCAGATGTTATTTTCAgattaattaacacatttactgttgtttggtgttttgtcgcagttttcagttttcattgtAAAAACGGTGATATTTAGTTTGGTTACGACGATCTTTACTGTTTATACACcagcaataaaaacagttatttatAATGGTGTGTAATTAATTGTATGAATACAGACGGACATGTTGGACacaatgttattttatttgaatgtcACAGTTAGGTCTTTGGGCTGTGAGGTTATGGAGTTCGTATAAAGGTCTTTTAACTGGTGAAAACACGTGAAATATACTGTAATTCATTTTCCAATGAGAGAACATGCATTTCCTCAGTTATTTAGGTCAGACCTGACAACCTTTTCCTGCTACAAAAGATGCATCAGCACTTGATTTATGTCAGCACTTGATTTATGACGTgaattttgataaataaattTCACGGACAGACTGAACTAAACAGGAAATGATCCGGAGGCGTCGTCTCAAACCACAGCAAAGAAAATCGCGTCAGAAGTTTCAGAaatatgaaacacaaaacagattaaatattaaaaacaggACGTTATGTGATGGCAAAGTCATGCAGCGGCCAAAGACACCATACTTGAagagttaaaaagaaaacaaaggatttttaatcttttgtgGCACCAACCTTTTCTTAGATAAGAAGTAAAAACTCAGTCCGGACTTTCTTTCAGTGTTAAACAAGTTAGTTCTGCAAAAGGAAGTTAAAAATATGAGTAACAGCAATTCTTGGAATTCAGGGTCACATTACAGTAAAGGATTGTACAACATCTACAATATGATGATGTTATATCAATATTATACAGCTTGTATCAGAAAATACATTGAGCGGGGATATCAAATCAAAAATCTGCAACATTAATATTGAATATCGAGGGTGTGACTGATCTTAAATTAACATGGAAACAACGTATTGACGATATCAAAGGAAACATGTCAAAGTCAGTAGCGGTACTGTATAAATCTAGGGATATATTACAATTATAAGGCCTTGTATATAATCTATTGCTCACTTATTCTTCCGTACTGGTCTGACAATGTGGAAATGTGGCCGTCgatgtttaaaatgacattaaattcAATAATCCtactacaaaaatacattattaacgAGACGGATGATGCGCCCACAAATCCGCTGATTCTAGATGTCCAAGTTATGAAACTTGAAAGTTATATTATTTACCTTTTACGAGGTAAAACAATGCAACCGCTGCTGTTTTTCAATCTCCAGCATCGGATTTAATGTTACCGCTCAGTaaaaaccatcattaataaatggtaaatttatacatttatagtt
This window harbors:
- the cenpw gene encoding centromere protein W encodes the protein MLNKAPKLKHTVKTKMKSNVNVGPASEAMIELLTLLFLNSLAEEAKATAFEEKSATIRAQHLKAVSKKVLKKARG
- the hddc2 gene encoding 5'-deoxynucleotidase HDDC2, which codes for MAATMEAAAGMSKMLQFMKLIGQLKRVPRTGWVYRNVKKPESVSDHMYRMAMMSLTITDPTVDKDRCIKLALVHDMAECIVGDIAPSDNVSKAEKHRREEEAMTHLAGLLPEGLKQEIYGLWEEYETQSSPEARLVKQFDLLEMILQAHEYEELEGTPGRLQEFFDSTNGRFHHPDVLQLIGSLNEERGRHMTKTDETKSSGNSQTADTESSHNSS